In Kordia antarctica, the following proteins share a genomic window:
- a CDS encoding non-ribosomal peptide synthetase, with amino-acid sequence MQILEILNQLEENQVYLSLDGLDLEVSTVNDDVPEHIIGLIRDNKALLVKYLNKIQTEEVYQSIPVLPMQESYVLSSAQMRLWVLSQFQEMALAYNMPFSLGLMGNYNLSFFDKAIHSVIQRHEILRTIFKADENGDIKQWIIPYEEFNFKCQFYDFSKQPNGQIEAKKIIEEDSYMSFNLENGPLIRVKFFELANEQCILYYNMHHIISDGWSINIISKDVLTYYEAYLEDRKPNISPLVIQYKDYANWQQNQLQSQEYTNHKEYWLQKLSGDFTKITLPKAKKHTVQDAGVGRMLKTYLNTEHTDGIRKFIEAQGGSLFTFLLTTLKILFHRYTGQNDIILGSPIAGRDHADLEEQIGFYVNTLVLRNTLASDSTFGETYGQIKENLLADYSHQMYPYDELVDALNLKGNNPLFDIMIILQNTSNTKQKITLPKEIVEAIEDCGKAYVKFDLLFNFTEIENHIVIQLEYDEDVYEYKTVTRIIEHFKGLIASILNDTHTSIGQLNYIPKLEQSKILEEFNNNTSTYPQEKTILDLFEEQVKRTPTLEAIRYEQKSWSYQEINDIANNYASTLYSHFSVSNGDRVIVSLAYGKELIPILIAIKKIGAIYVSLDPTTPSDRIEYVIKDSKSVLFIDSEFINKLSPIVTKPETQELPVLKHTNSETVEFIIYTSGSTGNPKGIKITSKGVINRLHWMWNKYPYAKGEVACAKTSISFVDHICEIYGPLLKGIPLVLFNKEAVIDIKNFIHKLHSNQISRIVLVPSLLREMMKYPDVCNAELQALRICISSGEALRTSDVHSFYSVLQNNTTRLINIYGSTEVTADATYYDTYERFNQNKNKEFKLFSTSLKSEIENIIETHDSATKIIENPLSELLKDAYFTKTSIDENVSIDEYIKFIETKVIPNVVNVNNTSYIGHMTGPIPEIMRQLSSLVVALNQNQVKIETSSVATIIERQLIGIFHNLAFNLPKTFYDEYVQEANSSLGIITNGGTMSNVTAMYYTLNKKLKPKNGFEGLAKEGLVNALQAYGYSKVVLLGSKWCHYSFDKTLKILGLGSKAFVELDFDNKTKEEISSAISKLKEERALILGIIGVAGTTESGYVESLDTIGQIASQHDIHYHVDAAFGGAYLMDEELKNKLNGIELADSVTICAHKQFYVPIGVSICLFKDPNHAVYSEFNARYQARSESYDLGKFTIEGSRNFMSFILHGALHIVGKEGFAEVLRQNHELAKTFADIITHQEDFELMYEPTLNIVLYRYIPLSLRGQNGYTDEEIKIINTLNKKIQLEQFENGNSFVSFTTITKKENTEKQVVFRTVFMNPFTTVKDIYALLNEQRAIAGETQHLSDYKPTNGKDFNIPIGKPIENVKVYVLDANLNLLPIGVTGEICISGDCLSEGYIGANDLNKNRFIENHFLTGERLFLTGDLGRWTEDGDIEFLGRKDNQVKIRGNRIELTEIENTLLRKKEIEQVIVTTFKRNETNEEQLAMYFISTIEESITGLRSFIKQFLPDYMLPDHYIQLTEFPLTVSGKIDKKNLPSPLENALTIENEYVPPRNEIETKLVQIWEEVLQKKTIGIKDDFFELGGQSLKMAQVINKIHKELSLHIAFPTFFNNATVEKVAEKLVEKAYTAITKAAILENYPLTPAQKRLWVLSQLEGGSEAYNIPLSIQLKGDIKEGLFEETFKLLLEKYEILRTSFKTDVNTGEVRQFIVPTDKVDFSIDYKDFTKNSNTSSSVEEHISLASRKTFNLEAAPLFRVSLLKINAQEYILFLTMHHLISDGWTMQLLFSEFTQTYHDLIHNKKVNTNTLTIQYKDYSVWFSDQMSQPAYQKMEDYWLAQFKGEIPILSLPSSKQRPAIQTFNGTRISHTYSDDFYKKLAKFSEANNVTLFMTLMAGIKALLYNYSGQDDIILGTPIAGRNHPELENQIGLFLNTLAIRTQFDPKQPFSALLSKEKEVLLGAYENQIFPFMELVEKLSINRDRSRSALFDVFVILQNQNQVHVQDSYINDIGIETKVYEHKANTSQFDISFIFSEANQQLSLTLESNTDIYDSEFIQRIFIHLENILSDAIDYDTNVESLSYLSTEDEHRLVHQYNQTEQSYTKESTFLDIVATQVTTNPDAIAIQDAETSYTYKETWSRIEDISSHLVSTLGEIKEPIVVLLDRSSEMLLIILGILKSGKSYIPIDIGFPEDRINYIIEDSKAKYIITDVNLQLPLKGVNAKVLDKGEILKSEVVNVVTLPVSSEDTAYIIYTSGSTGKPKGVEIGHDSLHNFLLSMQKSPGISSSDRMYSVTTYSFDISILEFFVPLISGASVYISSRLELSDPLKLQESIEQYNPTIMQATPSFYQLLLDSGWLGNSALRVLCGGDALSEGLSTNLLGKVKELWNMYGPTETTIWSMLRKISEGDRSNNIGYPIDNTQIYLLDAQKELVPEGVVGQLYIGGSGLAKGYYQKESLTSERFISHRFSDTSKEETLYYTGDLGRRMLDGSIEFLGRDDYQVKLRGYRIELGEIEKVVLESSQEIKEAVVLAKESEGEKTLVAYYTSTKIVDKKALRDSLLKKLSGYMVPSYYKQLDSFPLTANGKIDRKSLPDITNEDTIKNEYKAPKNEIETKLVSIWENVLGFEKIGVIDNFFEIGGNSLNAIKIISKVQQEFNVQIDMVKLFQDPNIQGMSEEIENQNWQKEEVTEKTIVDSQTI; translated from the coding sequence ATGCAAATTCTTGAAATCTTAAACCAGTTGGAAGAAAATCAAGTGTATTTATCACTTGACGGACTTGACTTGGAAGTAAGTACTGTAAATGATGATGTACCTGAGCATATTATCGGATTGATTAGAGATAATAAGGCATTGTTAGTTAAGTATTTAAATAAAATACAAACAGAAGAAGTATATCAAAGTATTCCTGTACTGCCAATGCAAGAATCATACGTGCTTTCCTCAGCTCAAATGAGATTATGGGTATTAAGTCAGTTTCAGGAAATGGCTTTAGCTTACAATATGCCATTCTCTTTAGGGCTTATGGGAAATTATAATTTATCTTTTTTTGATAAAGCTATTCATTCAGTAATTCAACGACATGAAATTTTGCGTACCATTTTTAAAGCAGATGAGAATGGAGATATAAAACAATGGATTATTCCTTATGAGGAGTTCAATTTTAAATGTCAATTTTATGATTTTTCAAAACAACCTAATGGACAAATAGAAGCTAAAAAAATAATCGAAGAAGATTCTTATATGTCGTTCAATTTAGAAAATGGACCACTAATTAGAGTGAAATTCTTTGAGCTTGCAAACGAACAATGCATCTTATATTACAATATGCATCACATTATTAGTGATGGATGGTCTATAAATATAATATCTAAAGATGTTTTAACGTATTATGAAGCGTATTTAGAAGATAGAAAACCTAACATATCTCCGCTTGTTATTCAGTACAAAGACTATGCAAACTGGCAACAAAATCAATTACAATCACAAGAATATACAAATCATAAAGAATATTGGTTACAAAAACTGTCAGGTGATTTTACCAAAATAACACTTCCTAAGGCAAAAAAACATACTGTTCAAGATGCTGGAGTTGGTAGAATGCTAAAAACCTATCTAAATACGGAACACACGGATGGAATTCGAAAATTCATTGAAGCGCAAGGTGGAAGCTTATTTACATTTTTACTAACGACATTAAAAATACTATTTCATAGATATACAGGACAAAATGATATCATTTTAGGAAGTCCAATTGCAGGTAGAGATCATGCAGATTTAGAAGAACAAATAGGGTTTTATGTAAATACATTAGTACTAAGAAATACACTAGCTAGTGATTCAACATTTGGAGAAACATATGGACAAATAAAAGAAAATTTATTAGCCGACTATTCGCATCAAATGTATCCTTATGATGAATTGGTAGATGCTTTAAACCTAAAGGGCAATAATCCATTGTTTGACATAATGATTATTCTACAAAATACTTCTAATACAAAGCAAAAAATAACATTACCTAAAGAAATTGTAGAAGCAATAGAAGATTGCGGAAAAGCATATGTGAAATTCGATTTGTTATTTAACTTTACTGAAATAGAAAATCATATTGTGATACAACTGGAATATGATGAAGATGTATACGAATACAAAACTGTCACAAGAATAATAGAACATTTCAAAGGATTGATAGCGAGTATTCTTAATGATACGCATACTTCTATCGGTCAGCTAAATTATATTCCAAAATTAGAGCAATCTAAAATTCTAGAAGAGTTCAATAATAATACTTCTACGTATCCACAGGAAAAAACAATCCTTGATTTATTTGAAGAACAGGTGAAAAGAACACCAACGCTAGAAGCTATACGATATGAGCAAAAAAGTTGGTCATATCAAGAAATTAATGACATTGCGAATAATTATGCTTCAACATTATATAGTCATTTTTCAGTATCTAATGGAGATCGAGTAATTGTTTCCTTAGCATATGGAAAAGAACTCATACCAATTTTAATAGCAATTAAAAAAATTGGCGCAATATATGTGTCTTTAGATCCAACAACTCCTTCAGATCGTATTGAATATGTGATTAAGGATAGTAAAAGTGTTTTATTTATAGATAGTGAGTTTATAAACAAACTATCTCCAATTGTTACAAAACCTGAAACACAAGAACTTCCTGTTTTAAAACATACGAATTCTGAAACGGTAGAGTTCATTATCTATACATCTGGATCTACAGGAAACCCAAAAGGGATTAAAATAACATCTAAAGGTGTAATCAATAGATTGCATTGGATGTGGAATAAATATCCATATGCAAAAGGAGAAGTTGCTTGTGCTAAAACTTCCATAAGTTTTGTTGATCATATTTGTGAGATATACGGACCCTTATTAAAAGGTATTCCATTAGTACTATTTAATAAAGAAGCCGTTATCGATATTAAAAACTTCATTCATAAACTGCATAGCAATCAGATTTCAAGAATTGTATTAGTACCTTCCCTATTAAGAGAAATGATGAAGTATCCTGATGTTTGCAATGCAGAATTACAAGCATTGCGAATTTGCATTAGTAGTGGAGAAGCTTTGAGAACATCTGACGTACATTCTTTTTATTCGGTATTACAAAACAATACAACACGTCTCATCAATATTTATGGTTCTACAGAAGTAACTGCAGATGCTACTTATTATGACACATATGAGAGGTTTAATCAAAATAAAAATAAAGAGTTTAAGCTTTTTTCAACCTCATTAAAAAGTGAAATAGAAAACATCATTGAAACACATGATTCAGCTACAAAAATAATAGAAAACCCACTCTCGGAATTATTAAAAGATGCCTACTTTACTAAAACATCTATAGATGAAAATGTTTCGATTGATGAGTATATTAAGTTTATAGAAACCAAAGTAATTCCTAATGTTGTCAACGTAAATAATACATCTTATATAGGTCATATGACAGGTCCTATTCCTGAAATCATGAGACAACTCAGTAGTTTGGTAGTTGCTTTAAATCAAAATCAGGTAAAAATTGAAACTTCTTCAGTTGCTACAATCATAGAAAGACAACTCATAGGAATCTTTCATAATCTAGCATTCAATTTACCGAAAACATTCTATGACGAATATGTACAAGAAGCAAATAGTTCTTTAGGAATTATAACGAATGGCGGTACAATGTCTAATGTAACGGCTATGTACTATACATTGAACAAGAAACTAAAACCTAAAAATGGTTTTGAAGGTCTTGCCAAAGAAGGTTTAGTAAATGCATTACAAGCTTATGGATATAGTAAAGTTGTATTGTTAGGATCAAAATGGTGTCATTATTCATTTGATAAAACACTTAAAATTTTAGGATTAGGATCTAAAGCATTTGTTGAACTTGATTTTGACAACAAAACAAAAGAAGAAATTTCCAGTGCAATCTCAAAACTTAAAGAAGAACGAGCATTAATATTAGGGATTATTGGTGTGGCAGGAACAACAGAATCAGGCTATGTTGAATCACTTGATACTATTGGTCAAATTGCAAGCCAGCATGATATTCATTATCACGTAGATGCTGCTTTTGGTGGCGCTTATTTAATGGATGAAGAATTAAAAAACAAATTGAACGGAATAGAATTGGCTGATTCCGTAACCATCTGTGCGCATAAACAGTTTTATGTACCTATTGGAGTAAGTATCTGCTTATTTAAAGATCCCAATCATGCTGTATATTCAGAATTTAATGCACGTTACCAAGCAAGAAGCGAAAGTTATGACTTGGGTAAATTTACAATAGAAGGTTCTAGAAACTTCATGAGTTTTATACTGCATGGAGCTCTTCATATTGTTGGTAAAGAAGGTTTTGCAGAAGTATTGCGCCAAAATCACGAACTAGCAAAAACATTTGCCGATATCATAACACATCAAGAAGATTTTGAACTTATGTATGAGCCTACGCTCAATATTGTACTGTATCGATACATTCCGCTATCGCTTCGAGGACAAAACGGATATACTGATGAAGAAATAAAAATCATCAATACACTTAACAAAAAAATACAATTAGAACAGTTTGAAAATGGAAACTCTTTTGTTTCGTTCACAACCATCACCAAAAAAGAAAATACTGAAAAGCAAGTAGTTTTTAGAACAGTTTTCATGAATCCATTTACTACTGTCAAAGACATTTATGCACTTCTAAACGAACAAAGAGCTATAGCAGGTGAAACACAGCATCTTTCTGACTACAAACCTACTAACGGCAAAGATTTTAATATTCCAATAGGAAAACCAATTGAAAATGTAAAAGTATACGTTCTAGATGCAAACCTTAACTTACTACCAATAGGAGTTACAGGAGAAATATGCATTAGTGGAGATTGTCTTTCAGAAGGTTATATTGGCGCGAATGATTTAAACAAGAATCGATTTATTGAAAATCATTTTTTAACAGGAGAGCGTTTATTTTTAACAGGTGATTTAGGAAGATGGACAGAAGATGGAGACATTGAATTTTTGGGACGTAAGGACAATCAAGTTAAGATTAGAGGAAATAGAATTGAATTAACAGAAATTGAAAATACACTATTAAGAAAAAAGGAAATTGAGCAAGTAATTGTAACTACATTTAAACGCAATGAAACGAATGAGGAACAACTCGCCATGTATTTCATCTCAACTATAGAAGAATCAATAACAGGATTGAGGAGTTTTATCAAACAATTTTTACCAGATTATATGTTGCCTGATCATTATATTCAATTAACGGAATTTCCTTTAACTGTTAGTGGTAAAATAGACAAAAAGAACCTTCCTAGTCCATTAGAAAATGCACTTACTATTGAAAATGAATATGTGCCACCAAGAAATGAAATAGAAACGAAATTAGTTCAAATATGGGAGGAAGTATTACAGAAAAAAACTATTGGAATTAAAGACGATTTCTTTGAATTAGGCGGACAAAGTCTTAAAATGGCTCAGGTAATCAATAAAATTCATAAAGAATTATCCCTACATATTGCTTTCCCAACATTTTTTAATAATGCCACCGTAGAAAAAGTTGCAGAAAAATTAGTTGAAAAAGCGTATACTGCTATTACAAAAGCAGCTATATTAGAAAATTATCCTTTAACGCCAGCACAAAAAAGATTATGGGTTTTAAGTCAGCTTGAAGGCGGATCGGAAGCATATAACATTCCTTTATCCATACAATTAAAAGGAGATATTAAAGAAGGCCTATTTGAAGAAACATTCAAACTATTACTAGAGAAATATGAAATTTTAAGAACATCTTTTAAAACAGATGTTAATACTGGAGAAGTCCGACAATTTATAGTACCAACTGATAAAGTAGATTTTTCGATAGATTATAAAGATTTCACCAAGAATTCCAATACATCATCTAGTGTAGAAGAACACATCTCTTTGGCAAGTCGAAAGACTTTTAATTTAGAAGCAGCTCCACTTTTTAGAGTTTCTTTATTAAAGATTAATGCACAGGAATACATTCTCTTTTTAACAATGCATCATCTTATAAGTGACGGTTGGACAATGCAATTACTTTTTTCCGAATTCACTCAAACATATCATGATTTAATTCACAACAAGAAAGTAAATACCAATACGCTCACAATTCAGTACAAAGATTATTCGGTATGGTTTAGCGATCAAATGTCGCAGCCAGCATATCAGAAAATGGAAGACTATTGGCTAGCTCAATTTAAAGGTGAGATTCCTATACTTTCGCTGCCTTCTAGTAAGCAAAGACCAGCAATTCAAACATTCAACGGAACACGCATATCGCATACTTATTCTGATGATTTCTATAAAAAGTTAGCTAAATTTTCAGAAGCCAACAATGTGACGTTGTTTATGACGCTTATGGCGGGAATAAAAGCGCTTTTATACAACTATTCAGGTCAAGATGACATCATATTAGGTACGCCAATAGCAGGAAGAAATCATCCTGAATTAGAAAATCAAATAGGTTTATTCTTAAATACGCTTGCCATCCGAACACAATTTGATCCGAAGCAACCTTTTTCAGCACTCTTATCAAAAGAAAAGGAAGTATTATTGGGAGCTTACGAAAATCAAATATTTCCTTTCATGGAATTGGTTGAAAAGCTATCTATAAACAGAGATAGAAGTCGTTCTGCTTTATTTGATGTGTTTGTCATATTACAAAATCAAAATCAAGTACATGTTCAAGATTCATATATAAATGATATTGGAATTGAAACGAAGGTATATGAACATAAGGCGAATACTTCTCAATTTGATATCAGCTTTATTTTCTCAGAAGCAAATCAACAATTATCATTAACACTAGAAAGTAACACAGATATTTATGATTCAGAATTTATACAAAGAATCTTTATTCATTTAGAAAATATACTTTCAGATGCTATAGATTATGATACAAATGTTGAATCGTTATCTTACTTATCTACGGAAGATGAACATCGATTAGTACATCAATACAATCAAACAGAACAATCATATACCAAAGAATCAACATTTTTAGATATAGTAGCAACACAAGTAACTACGAATCCTGATGCCATCGCAATTCAAGACGCTGAAACAAGTTATACTTACAAAGAAACTTGGAGTCGTATAGAAGATATTAGTTCACACTTAGTATCAACATTAGGAGAAATTAAAGAACCAATAGTTGTATTGTTAGATCGCAGTAGCGAGATGTTACTCATTATTTTAGGAATTCTAAAATCTGGCAAATCATACATTCCAATCGATATAGGTTTTCCTGAAGATCGGATCAATTATATCATAGAAGATAGCAAAGCGAAGTATATTATCACAGATGTAAACTTGCAACTTCCTCTTAAAGGCGTAAATGCTAAAGTATTAGACAAAGGTGAGATTCTAAAAAGTGAAGTTGTAAATGTTGTAACTCTTCCAGTGAGTTCTGAAGATACAGCGTATATCATATATACATCTGGTTCCACAGGAAAACCAAAAGGCGTAGAAATTGGTCATGATTCTTTGCATAACTTTTTACTTAGTATGCAAAAAAGTCCAGGCATAAGTTCATCAGATCGTATGTATTCGGTAACGACGTATTCATTTGATATCTCGATCTTAGAATTCTTTGTTCCTTTAATCAGTGGCGCAAGTGTATATATCAGTTCACGATTAGAACTTAGTGATCCTTTAAAATTACAGGAATCAATAGAACAATACAATCCAACGATCATGCAAGCTACTCCAAGCTTTTATCAATTACTATTAGATAGTGGTTGGTTGGGCAATTCAGCACTTCGAGTATTGTGCGGAGGCGATGCATTAAGTGAAGGATTAAGCACAAATCTTTTAGGAAAAGTAAAAGAATTGTGGAATATGTATGGACCAACAGAAACAACCATTTGGTCAATGTTACGTAAGATTTCTGAGGGCGATCGAAGTAATAACATTGGGTATCCAATAGACAATACACAGATTTACTTATTGGATGCGCAAAAAGAACTAGTTCCAGAAGGTGTAGTTGGTCAATTATACATAGGCGGTTCAGGCTTGGCGAAAGGTTATTACCAAAAAGAATCATTAACCTCAGAACGTTTTATCAGTCATAGATTTTCAGATACTTCTAAGGAAGAGACTTTGTATTACACAGGCGATTTAGGACGTCGCATGTTAGATGGTAGTATTGAGTTTTTAGGTAGAGATGACTATCAAGTTAAGCTACGTGGTTATCGAATAGAACTAGGAGAAATTGAAAAAGTAGTATTAGAATCTTCGCAAGAGATAAAAGAAGCAGTCGTATTGGCAAAGGAGTCGGAAGGAGAGAAGACCTTGGTTGCTTATTACACATCTACAAAAATAGTAGATAAGAAAGCGTTGAGAGACTCATTATTGAAGAAGCTATCAGGTTATATGGTTCCTAGTTATTACAAACAATTGGATAGTTTTCCACTAACAGCCAATGGGAAGATAGATAGAAAATCATTACCAGATATTACCAATGAGGACACCATTAAAAATGAATACAAGGCTCCAAAAAATGAAATAGAAACGAAGTTAGTTTCTATTTGGGAAAATGTGCTTGGTTTTGAAAAAATAGGAGTAATAGATAACTTTTTTGAAATAGGTGGGAATAGTTTGAACGCAATTAAAATAATTTCAAAAGTACAACAAGAATTTAATGTTCAAATAGACATGGTAAAACTATTTCAAGATCCTAATATACAAGGTATGTCAGAGGAAATTGAGAACCAAAATTGGCAAAAAGAAGAAGTTACCGAAAAAACAATAGTAGATAGTCAAACTATTTAA
- a CDS encoding MBL fold metallo-hydrolase, whose product MSNTNKVLYLKPNVAIEALVDRWYAWPHLISPATAAMNIKERHLKIMDSYIKNPKIHMAAVKKPGMLGGPFINYKEARVDEIATLHKKTLEKRANMLEFVDAINELNGILKNEAVGYSLEPLYDKIPELLKGFVELYYDLNNNANFRFFESLIYQSEYYDESSQTVCLQLVEADNSRPFVLSTPRLNDENLLHLEIPFKNTVIDELFKMKREARSYEEIKALLEIKEEHEELFRSFFTEESPTTYKKYTGKGIRTRYFGHACVLLETNEISILVDPVLSYDGYESDVARYTINDLPETIDYVLITHNHQDHILLETLLQLRHTIKNIVVPSSGKGNLQDPDLKLMFNNIGFHNIIELDDMESITLDKCKITGLPFLGEHSDLDVRSKLCYHVSLHNHLKVIFAADSCNIEPTVYERVQKIIGNIDVLFLGMECDGAPLSWLYGPLMPEKLERDKDFSRRLAGCNYDQGKSLIKIFNPKNVFVYAMGLEPWLEFISSLKYTDESRPIVESNKLVSDCNSNLIEAERLFGEKTIEY is encoded by the coding sequence ATGAGCAACACAAATAAAGTTTTGTATTTAAAACCAAATGTGGCTATTGAGGCATTAGTTGATAGATGGTATGCTTGGCCACATCTCATCTCTCCGGCAACAGCCGCAATGAATATTAAAGAACGCCATTTAAAAATAATGGATTCATATATAAAGAATCCAAAAATTCATATGGCAGCTGTTAAAAAACCAGGAATGCTTGGCGGTCCTTTTATTAACTATAAAGAAGCACGAGTTGATGAAATTGCTACACTTCACAAGAAAACACTAGAGAAAAGAGCTAATATGCTCGAATTTGTTGATGCTATAAATGAATTGAATGGAATTTTGAAAAATGAAGCTGTTGGGTACTCACTAGAACCTTTATATGATAAAATTCCAGAATTACTTAAAGGATTTGTAGAGCTCTATTATGATTTAAATAACAATGCAAATTTTAGATTTTTTGAATCTTTAATATATCAAAGTGAATACTACGATGAATCGTCTCAAACAGTATGTTTACAATTAGTAGAAGCAGATAATTCGCGCCCTTTTGTATTAAGTACACCAAGGTTGAACGATGAAAATCTCTTGCACTTAGAGATTCCATTTAAGAATACTGTAATTGACGAACTCTTTAAAATGAAGCGAGAAGCGAGGAGCTACGAAGAAATAAAAGCGCTATTAGAAATCAAGGAAGAACATGAAGAACTATTCAGAAGTTTTTTCACAGAAGAATCGCCAACAACATACAAAAAGTATACAGGAAAAGGTATCAGAACACGATACTTCGGACACGCTTGTGTATTGTTAGAGACAAACGAAATTTCAATTTTAGTTGATCCAGTACTAAGTTACGATGGTTATGAGTCAGACGTTGCGCGTTATACAATTAATGACTTGCCAGAAACCATAGATTATGTATTAATTACTCACAATCATCAAGATCATATTTTACTGGAAACATTACTACAACTACGTCATACGATCAAGAATATTGTGGTTCCAAGTAGCGGAAAAGGAAACTTACAAGATCCAGATTTAAAATTAATGTTTAATAACATAGGATTTCACAATATCATTGAACTTGATGATATGGAATCTATAACATTAGATAAATGCAAAATAACAGGCTTACCATTTTTAGGCGAACATTCAGATTTAGATGTGAGAAGTAAGCTTTGTTATCATGTCTCTTTACACAATCATTTGAAAGTAATATTTGCAGCAGATTCCTGCAATATAGAGCCAACAGTATACGAACGCGTTCAAAAAATCATAGGAAATATAGATGTTCTTTTCTTAGGGATGGAATGTGATGGAGCTCCACTATCATGGCTATACGGACCTTTAATGCCTGAAAAACTAGAAAGAGATAAAGATTTCTCAAGAAGATTAGCAGGATGTAATTACGATCAGGGAAAAAGCCTAATCAAAATTTTTAACCCTAAAAATGTATTTGTTTATGCAATGGGATTAGAACCTTGGTTAGAATTTATAAGTTCTTTAAAATATACTGATGAGTCTAGACCAATTGTAGAATCTAACAAGCTAGTTTCAGACTGTAATAGTAACTTAATTGAAGCAGAACGATTGTTTGGAGAAAAAACAATTGAATATTAA